From Streptomyces sp. NBC_01460, a single genomic window includes:
- a CDS encoding AI-2E family transporter translates to MPTRKPLLPDVARRTAAWCGVLLLVAGVAGVAVWLCVVLKTAVTPVLLALLGTALLGPVHRWLAAHKVNRSVAAGLTCAALVAVGGGAGYIVVTVLVDTGGQIVDSLKDAAQWVIDHFEIEGVADVDDLADNAKNLVEKFGASAAGGLLTGISVIGSLVTTGVLALLLTFFFLRDSDRAVDLAHSLAPRGTGDLVEAMGRRAFEAVEGFMRGTTFIALIDALCITVGLLILRVPGAAGLGALVFVGAYIPYLGAFISGAVAVLVALADRGIVIALWALGVVVAVQVLEGHVLQPAIQSRTVQMHPAMIMISLTAGASVAGLLGMLLAVPVCAAAFGVIGELRKEYGAEDGGGAVTEGS, encoded by the coding sequence CGCGGCGGACGGCCGCCTGGTGCGGCGTCCTGCTCCTCGTCGCCGGTGTCGCGGGTGTGGCCGTCTGGCTGTGCGTGGTGCTCAAGACCGCGGTCACCCCGGTCCTGCTGGCGCTGCTCGGTACGGCACTGCTCGGTCCCGTCCACCGCTGGCTGGCCGCCCACAAGGTGAACAGGTCGGTGGCCGCAGGGCTCACCTGCGCCGCGCTGGTCGCGGTGGGCGGCGGCGCCGGCTACATCGTCGTCACCGTGCTCGTCGACACCGGCGGCCAGATCGTGGACTCGTTGAAGGACGCCGCGCAGTGGGTCATCGACCACTTCGAGATCGAGGGCGTCGCCGATGTCGACGATCTGGCGGACAACGCCAAGAACCTCGTCGAGAAGTTCGGGGCGAGCGCCGCCGGCGGACTGCTCACCGGGATCAGCGTCATCGGGTCACTCGTCACCACCGGCGTTCTGGCGCTGCTGCTGACCTTCTTCTTCCTGCGTGACTCCGACCGTGCCGTGGACCTGGCCCACAGCCTCGCGCCGCGCGGCACGGGCGACCTCGTGGAGGCCATGGGGCGCAGGGCCTTCGAGGCCGTCGAGGGGTTCATGCGCGGCACCACCTTCATCGCCCTGATCGACGCGCTGTGCATCACCGTGGGCCTGCTGATCCTCCGGGTGCCGGGGGCGGCGGGCCTGGGGGCGCTGGTCTTCGTCGGCGCCTACATCCCGTACCTCGGGGCCTTCATCTCCGGAGCGGTGGCGGTGCTGGTGGCGCTCGCCGACCGGGGGATCGTGATCGCGCTCTGGGCGCTGGGCGTGGTCGTGGCCGTCCAGGTGCTGGAGGGCCACGTGCTGCAGCCCGCCATCCAGAGCCGTACGGTCCAGATGCACCCCGCCATGATCATGATCTCGCTGACCGCCGGTGCGAGCGTGGCGGGCCTGCTGGGCATGCTGCTGGCGGTACCGGTGTGCGCCGCGGCGTTCGGGGTGATCGGCGAGCTGCGCAAGGAGTACGGGGCCGAGGACGGGGGAGGCGCGGTCACCGAGGGTTCATGA